In Pseudobdellovibrionaceae bacterium, the following proteins share a genomic window:
- a CDS encoding CBS domain-containing protein produces the protein MKTAVDEIMATSIISVRPDATIRDVATMMAEAKVGATAVMENGELQGMFSERDLLNRVVAKKVDVDVTPVKEVMTSPVITIDTGTTANDALYIMTVKHIRHLPVVDKTQKPIGMLGIRDLLECVLNETIDEFITKKVD, from the coding sequence ATGAAAACAGCTGTCGATGAAATCATGGCGACATCAATTATTTCAGTTCGTCCCGATGCCACCATTCGCGATGTGGCAACAATGATGGCCGAGGCTAAAGTCGGTGCCACGGCTGTTATGGAAAATGGCGAACTCCAGGGGATGTTCTCCGAGAGGGACCTACTCAATCGGGTGGTCGCCAAGAAAGTGGATGTGGATGTCACGCCAGTAAAAGAAGTGATGACCTCTCCGGTGATCACCATTGATACGGGAACCACAGCTAACGACGCTCTCTATATTATGACCGTAAAGCATATTCGCCACTTACCAGTGGTCGACAAGACTCAAAAACCGATTGGCATGTTGGGAATTCGCGATCTGTTGGAATGTGTGCTGAACGAAACCATTGATGAGTTCATCACCAAGAAGGTCGACTAA
- a CDS encoding fibronectin type III domain-containing protein, producing MPLHTLGLRLLVSLLAVITLTACELTEDERNAIDNGLNPPVHVPPDLVRPEPKPYCFEQKHYQPPAEVTKKIDILFVVDSSGSLNAERETIGDGVDAFMAELPGDADVRIAVMPAHATTWSGRIYRRQADKPYVLDNQTMEMADIRSILRYRMRNVAGESVTDGGETGVYSLNQAMEADKLAESRGHGFFREDAALAVVFVADENDICARYPEGVVQVPDPNGKEDPAFNTYCQSVSSESVYTRLRTFQGERPLLVSGIVYHEGSVVPSGGENEIGYGYLEMIRAGNGVAIDLSGGRLHEGLAQIGSLVTKKLSLKTEFVLDNQGGEIDGESVAVEVDGVAADFNYVSEVEEVHLTGNAGQENSEVYINYCVKPDNGETIPVKITKLQIEEITSTTAVVTWETDTFSTSQVELTDKFTGWIYTGALYPELVMHHRVELTGLTPNTLYSVRVFSGIEGEPSVSHPVAFRTRR from the coding sequence ATGCCATTACATACATTAGGGTTAAGGCTCCTAGTGAGCCTGTTGGCTGTTATTACCCTAACAGCCTGTGAGTTAACAGAAGACGAGCGCAATGCCATTGACAATGGGCTTAATCCCCCTGTCCATGTGCCTCCAGACCTTGTTCGTCCAGAACCCAAGCCATATTGCTTTGAGCAAAAGCACTATCAGCCGCCGGCTGAGGTGACCAAAAAGATCGACATCCTTTTTGTTGTCGATTCTTCCGGCTCACTCAATGCCGAGCGCGAAACGATTGGTGATGGGGTGGACGCCTTTATGGCTGAGCTCCCTGGTGATGCGGATGTGCGCATTGCGGTGATGCCAGCCCACGCGACCACCTGGTCAGGGCGCATTTACCGACGTCAGGCGGACAAGCCCTATGTGTTGGACAATCAGACTATGGAGATGGCCGACATCCGCAGCATCCTTCGCTACCGCATGCGCAATGTGGCGGGTGAGAGTGTCACCGATGGTGGAGAGACCGGAGTTTACTCTCTGAACCAAGCCATGGAAGCAGACAAGCTGGCCGAGTCCAGAGGTCATGGCTTCTTCCGCGAGGACGCGGCCCTCGCCGTGGTCTTTGTGGCCGATGAAAACGACATTTGTGCCCGTTACCCAGAGGGCGTTGTCCAGGTTCCAGATCCGAATGGTAAAGAGGACCCGGCATTTAATACTTACTGTCAGAGTGTGAGCTCTGAGAGTGTCTACACCCGTTTGCGCACCTTCCAGGGTGAGCGACCACTTTTGGTTTCAGGAATTGTCTACCACGAGGGAAGCGTGGTTCCCAGTGGTGGTGAAAATGAAATTGGCTACGGTTATTTGGAGATGATTCGTGCAGGTAATGGAGTCGCCATTGATCTTTCTGGTGGTCGCCTACATGAAGGTTTGGCCCAGATCGGCAGCTTGGTCACAAAAAAGCTTTCTCTTAAGACTGAGTTTGTTCTCGACAACCAGGGCGGTGAAATCGATGGAGAGTCGGTGGCTGTTGAGGTCGATGGCGTCGCCGCAGACTTTAACTATGTGAGTGAGGTGGAAGAGGTTCACTTGACCGGTAATGCGGGGCAGGAGAACTCAGAAGTGTACATCAATTACTGCGTCAAGCCAGACAATGGCGAGACCATTCCTGTGAAAATCACCAAGCTACAAATTGAGGAGATCACCTCGACGACAGCCGTGGTGACTTGGGAGACTGATACATTCTCCACTTCGCAGGTGGAACTGACAGATAAATTTACGGGTTGGATTTATACCGGTGCACTCTACCCGGAACTCGTGATGCACCATCGGGTCGAATTGACTGGGCTCACGCCTAACACTTTGTACAGTGTTCGGGTGTTTTCAGGGATTGAAGGCGAGCCTTCGGTCAGTCACCCAGTAGCCTTTCGTACAAGACGCTAG
- a CDS encoding response regulator, whose product MSDNSKTVLLVDDDAGLRDILQATLEMEDYTVIAAQDGEEAKQKFDENAGSIMVVISDIRMPKADGIAVLEHVKNKDNFTPVILMTGIAEIIQTKKAVDLGCDDFIAKPFKPSELLAALDIVLNPANKGAGEDDEMGRDPEFCKVWLEDFVTGSSLQTDLYVRLSPKKYLKVARTGTTLDRPRVEAYKQRGLNYLYIPKEDFAKYVGLNLKVTTAIAKAGGGISKAQKMQLLKHSTEVILEQTNVNGVSQELAEVAHTLVGSTLSMMTEDDDLYSLLDMLNTHSDALYAHSIAVSVYSALIAQKMAWTSLPTKSKLVMAGLFHDIGKKEIPRQLLEKNRVSLTEDEIKTLETHVVRGKNILLQMPKMPSDVVLAVSQHHEYCNGQGYPARLTVHKIHPLAKVLSLANIFSNLVVKGPQHKAPMEPKEAIQEILDYQLEEVDRHALAGLMKAFGVEIPKEFEKYGQGKLGLTGT is encoded by the coding sequence ATGTCCGACAACAGCAAGACTGTCCTTTTAGTCGACGACGACGCTGGCCTAAGAGACATTCTTCAGGCAACTCTGGAAATGGAAGACTACACGGTGATTGCCGCCCAGGACGGGGAAGAGGCCAAGCAAAAGTTCGATGAAAATGCCGGCTCCATTATGGTGGTTATTTCTGACATTCGTATGCCCAAAGCCGATGGAATTGCCGTCCTCGAACACGTGAAAAACAAGGACAACTTCACTCCCGTTATTCTGATGACAGGTATTGCCGAGATCATTCAAACCAAAAAGGCCGTGGATCTCGGTTGCGATGACTTTATTGCCAAGCCCTTTAAGCCCTCTGAGCTCCTGGCGGCCCTTGATATTGTTTTGAACCCTGCCAATAAGGGAGCTGGTGAAGATGACGAAATGGGCCGTGACCCGGAATTCTGCAAAGTGTGGCTCGAAGACTTTGTCACGGGCTCCAGCCTACAGACGGATCTTTATGTGCGCCTGTCGCCCAAGAAGTACTTAAAAGTGGCCCGCACCGGCACCACTTTGGATCGGCCACGAGTGGAGGCCTACAAGCAAAGGGGTCTCAATTACCTTTACATTCCCAAAGAGGATTTTGCCAAGTACGTGGGCCTCAATCTTAAAGTGACCACGGCCATTGCTAAAGCAGGTGGGGGCATTTCAAAGGCGCAAAAGATGCAGCTCCTTAAGCACTCCACCGAAGTCATTTTAGAGCAGACCAATGTCAATGGAGTGAGCCAAGAGCTGGCTGAGGTGGCCCACACTCTGGTTGGTTCAACCTTGTCCATGATGACTGAAGACGACGATCTGTATAGCTTACTCGATATGCTCAACACCCACTCAGATGCCCTTTATGCCCACTCGATCGCGGTGAGTGTGTATTCAGCCCTGATTGCGCAAAAGATGGCGTGGACCTCGCTGCCGACAAAATCAAAACTGGTGATGGCGGGGCTCTTTCACGACATCGGAAAAAAGGAAATCCCCAGGCAGCTGTTGGAGAAAAACCGAGTGAGCCTGACCGAAGATGAGATCAAGACCTTGGAAACCCACGTGGTTCGGGGCAAAAACATACTCTTGCAGATGCCCAAAATGCCATCAGATGTGGTGCTGGCAGTCTCTCAACACCACGAATACTGCAATGGCCAGGGCTACCCAGCTCGGTTGACAGTGCACAAGATTCATCCACTCGCTAAGGTCCTTTCCTTGGCCAACATCTTTAGTAACCTGGTGGTCAAAGGGCCCCAACACAAAGCTCCCATGGAGCCCAAAGAGGCCATTCAAGAGATATTGGATTACCAGTTGGAAGAAGTCGACCGTCATGCATTGGCGGGCCTAATGAAGGCCTTTGGTGTGGAAATTCCTAAAGAGTTTGAAAAGTACGGCCAGGGTAAGTTGGGACTGACAGGAACTTGA